One segment of Phragmites australis chromosome 13, lpPhrAust1.1, whole genome shotgun sequence DNA contains the following:
- the LOC133888552 gene encoding 2-methylpropanoate--CoA ligase CCL4-like has product MDSLSANPANSSPLTPLGFLERAATVYGDCPSVVYHDTVFTWSQTFRRCLRLSSALVSLGISRRDIVSALLPNVPAMYEMHFGVPMSGAVLNTINTRLDARTVAVLLRHSGSKLVFADPASLPLIRDALQLLPPGHPAPRVIPVEDPHEKEFPAAPAETLTYERLLEKGDPEFAWVRPASEWDPMILNYTSGTTSAPKGVVHCHRGIFLVTVDSLVDWAVPPQPTYLWTLPMFHANGWSFPWGMAVVGGTNVCLRRVDAAEVYATIALCGVNHLCGAPVVLNMLANAPEGVRQPPPGKVRILTAGAPPPAAVLDRTEAIGFEVSHGYGLTETAGLVVSCAWKGEWNKLPALERARLKARQGVRTPGMAEVDVIDGETGRSVPRDGSTMGEIVLRGGCIMLGYLNDVKATKAAIRDNGWFYTGDVGVMHPDGYLEIRDRSKDVIISGGENISSVEVESVLYGHPAVNEAAVVARPDEFWGETPCAFVSLKDGAAGAVTAADVIAWSRERMPRYMVPKTVVFRAELPKTSTGKIQKYVLRNLAKEMGPTRKGASSSSKM; this is encoded by the exons ATGGACAGCCTCAGCGCGAATCCGGCGAACTCGAGCCCGCTCACGCCGCTCGGATTCCTGGAGCGTGCGGCCACCGTGTACGGCGACTGCCCCTCCGTCGTCTACCACGACACCGTCTTCACCTGGTCCCAGACCTTCCGCCGATGCCTCCGCCTCTCCTCCGCGCTCGTCTCCCTCGGCATCTCCCGCCGCGACATC GTGTCCGCGCTCTTGCCCAACGTGCCGGCCATGTACGAGATGCACTTTGGCGTGCCCATGAGCGGCGCCGTGCTTAACACCATCAACACGCGCCTCGACGCGCGCACGGTCGCCGTCCTGCTCCGCCACTCCGGCTCCAAGCTCGTCTTCGCGGACCCAGCGTCGCTTCCGCTCATCCGCGACGCGCTCCAGCTGCTCCCTCCAGGGCACCCGGCGCCGCGCGTCATCCCCGTCGAGGATCCCCACGAGAAGGAGTTCCCGGCTGCCCCTGCCGAGACCTTGACGTACGAGAGGCTTCTAGAGAAGGGTGACCCGGAGTTCGCGTGGGTGCGGCCGGCGAGCGAGTGGGACCCGATGATACTGAACTACACCTCCGGTACGACGTCGGCGCCCAAGGGCGTGGTGCACTGCCACCGCGGGATCTTCTTAGTCACCGTTGATTCGCTTGTGGATTGGGCGGTGCCGCCGCAGCCGACGTACCTGTGGACGCTGCCTATGTTCCACGCCAACGGCTGGAGCTTCCCGTGGGGGATGGCTGTGGTGGGCGGCACTAACGTCTGCCTCCGCCGCGTCGACGCCGCCGAGGTGTACGCCACGATCGCGCTCTGCGGGGTCAATCACCTCTGTGGCGCGCCCGTCGTGCTCAACATGCTGGCCAACGCCCCCGAGGGCGTACGCCAGCCGCCCCCAGGAAAGGTGCGCATCCTCACGgccggcgcgccgccgccggcagctGTGCTGGACCGCACGGAGGCCATTGGCTTCGAGGTCAGCCACGGGTACGGGCTCACCGAGACTGCAGGCCTTGTGGTGTCGTGCGCGTGGAAGGGGGAATGGAACAAGCTCCCCGCGTTGGAGCGCGCACGGCTCAAGGCGAGGCAGGGCGTGCGCACCCCGGGCATGGCCGAAGTCGACGTCATCGACGGCGAAACCGGCCGCAGCGTGCCCCGCGACGGCTCCACGATGGGCGAGATCGTGCTCCGCGGCGGGTGCATCATGCTTGGCTACCTGAACGACGTGAAGGCGACCAAGGCGGCGATACGCGACAACGGGTGGTTCTACACGGGGGACGTCGGCGTCATGCACCCGGATGGGTACCTGGAGATCCGCGACCGGTCCAAGGACGTGATCATCAGCGGCGGGGAGAACATCAGCAGCGTGGAGGTCGAGTCCGTGCTCTACGGGCACCCGGCGGTGAAcgaggcggcggtggtggcgcgGCCGGACGAGTTCTGGGGCGAGACGCCGTGCGCGTTCGTGAGCCTCAAGGATGGCGCGGCGGGCGCGGTGACCGCGGCCGACGTCATCGCGTGGAGCCGGGAGCGCATGCCGCGCTACATGGTGCCAAAGACAGTCGTGTTCCGCGCCGAGCTGCCCAAGACCTCCACCGGCAAGATCCAGAAGTACGTGCTCCGGAACCTCGCCAAGGAGATGGGGCCCacccgcaagggcgccagtaGCAGCAGCAAGATGTAG